In the Sandaracinus amylolyticus genome, GCACCACGCGCAGCCTCGCGCTCACCGAGCCGGGCGAGCGTTTCTACCAGCACGCGCGGCGGGTGCTCGACGCGCTCGGCGAGGCGGAGTCGAGCGTGCGCGGCGATCGCACGACGCTCTCGGGCAGCCTCCGCGTGTCGGTGCCGCCGATGAACGACGACGAATTCTTCGCGATGCTCGCGGCCTTCGCCGCGGCGAACCCCGACGTGCGCCTGCAGGTCCACTTCTCGAGCCGCCACGTCGATCTCCGCCGCGACGGCTACGACGTCGCGCTGCGCGCGGGGACCATCTCCGAGCCCGGCCTCGTGTCGCGCACGCTGACGCGCATGCCGGTGATCGCGGTCGCGTCGCCGGGCTACCTCGCGCGCTCCGGGACGCCGCGCACGCGTCGCGATCTCAAGCGGCACCGCTGTCTGATGGGCTTCGAGCGCGGGGACGTGCCGCAGTCGCAGTGGCCCGCGAGCGGCGGCGTGCTGCACGTCGACGGAGCGTTCTTCTCGAACGAGATCCGACTGCTGCGCGCGGCCGCGCTCCGGGATCTCGGCATCGCGATGCTGCCGACGACGCTGGTGGGCGACGACCTCGCGCGCGGCTCGCTGGTGCGCGTGCTGCCCGGCGTGCTGCACGGCGAGAGCAAGCTCGCGGTGGTCTATGCGGAGCGCACGCTGGTGCCGCCGCAGGTGCGCGCCTTCATCGAGGCCGTGTCGGCGTGGGCGCCCGGTTGGATCGAGCGGCGGCTCGCTCAGAACATCCAGTAGGTCACGAGCCAGCCGATGATCGTGCCGATCGCGAGGCCGCCCAGCACGACGACCGTCGACACCGTCTTGCTCGGCGCCGGCGTCTCGGCCCAGTTGCGCCGCCGCGTCAGCCGCTTGCCCAGCACCAGCGCCAGCGGGCTCTCGCGCGTGATCCCGAGCAGGTCCGCGACCGCGCCGATCGCGCGGCGATCGGCGTCGCGCACGTCGGGCGAGCTCTCCTTCAGCGCGACCGCGTAGACCAGCGCGAGCGCGGGCGGCAGGCGCTCCGCGGATCCCGGCTCGGGCGCGAGCAGCGCGCACACGTCGGCCCACTGGTTGCGGCCCACGAGGCGCTCGATCGACGCGAGCCGATCGTCCACCACCGGCTTCACGTCGACCGTCGACTTGATCTGCTCGGCGGGCGTCGGGTTCTTCATCGAGAACACGCCCGGCCGCGCCGGCGGCGTCGCCGGCGGCAGGTCCGAGGGGAGCGGGAGACCGGCGGGCGCGGAGTCGTGGACGCTCACGTGATCCAGCGTACCGGATCGAACGTCGTGTCGGGAACGATCCGCTCTCGGCGGATGCACAGCGGGGTCGACCGCTCACTGCAGGACGCGCAGCGTGCCCTTCACGACGCCGTAGCCGCCTTCGGTGCGCAGCTCGCGCAGCGTGTCCTTCGCGCTCGCGCGCCCTTCGATCAGCCCGCGGTACGCGCGCACCAGTCGATGCACGTCGGCCGCGCGCTCCCGCACCAGCTCGATGCGGAAGCGCTGCACGCCGCGCTCGCGGAGCCGCGCGACGAGGTCCGCCGCGCTCTGCGCCTTCGCGTGGAACACGGTGTTGCGACAGCCGACGTCGGCCTCGACCGGGTGATCGATGCCCGCGCGATCGCGCAGGGAGATCTGGTGCGTCTCGCAGGGCCGGCCACACGTCTTGTAGTCGCTGCCCTCGCTGAGCAGCGCGGCGATCACGCAGTGCTCCATGTGGAAGAGCGGCATCGGGTGGTGCAGCACGACCTCGGCGAACGGCGCGAGCGTCGCATCCAGCAGCGAGACGAGCTGCTGCGCGTCGAGATCGAACGAGGGCGTGAACGCGGCGAGACCGCGCGCGAGCACCTCGCCCGCGCTGATGCGGTTCGTGACGTTCAGCGAGAAGTCGCCGATGCGCTCGATGCCGTCGCTCGCGCGCTGCGCATCGAGCAGCGCGCCGAGCCCGCGCACCAGCAGCGCGTCGGGCGCGAGCGAGCGCAGGAACTTGTCGATCTTCTCCTCGCCCGGCTTGCGGATGCGCGGCGGCGCGAGCGTGAGGTGGAACGGCGTGCCCCGCGCGCGCAGCGCACGCACCGCGTCGCCGGTGCCGGTGAGCTCGAGGAAGTCGAGCGCGATTCCGTCCGCGCCCGCGTCGAGCGCCGCGCTCGCCTGCTCGAGCGTGCGGCAGAGGACGAAGAGGCCGGCGCGCGCCGGTGCGCGATCGGGCACGCTCGCGGCGCGCACCAGATCGCTCGCGGTGATCGACGTCGTTGCGTGCGCGGCGTGGCTCGAGGTGGAGAGCGCGTCGGTGAGCGCGCGTCGCGCGCGGTTGAGCGACGAGATCGGCAGGTGCGCCGCGCTCGGCAGATCGACCTCGAGCGCGCGCAGCGAGAACGGCGTGTCGCCGAGCCGGCCGAGCTGCTCGCGCAGCCGCGCCTCGTCGAGCGCGTGCTTGTCCGCGTGCGCGAGCGGCGCGTCGCAGGTCACGCGCGCGGTCTGGCCGCGCTCGGTGCGCGCCTCGAGGATCGGCGCGTCTCCGATCGTGCCGGTGAAGCGCAGGTCGAGCGCGATGCGATGAGGCTCGCGCTCGAGGCGCGTCAGCACCGCGCGCTCGCGCACGGGATCGCTCGTCTTGAACACGCGGTGGCCGACGCACGCCGCGCTCGCGTCGACGTCGGGACCGAGCCACACGCGCTCGCCGTCGACGTCCCAGACGCGCCCGCCGACCTCGCCCTCTCCGGCGCGCGCGCCTTCGATCAAGAGGCCGTCGCCGCGCGCGATCGGCGCTTCGAGATCGCGCAGCACGAGCCACACGCGGCCGCGCTCGCGCTGCACCCGCGCCAGCGTGCCCACCTGGAGCCCGCGGTGATCGCAGCCTCGCGCATCGACGAGCCGCTGGTGATCCACGCCCGCGAGGAATCCGGGCCCCGAGCCGCGCGAGTACGCCTGGAGCGCGTCGCGCCTCGTCTCCTCGAGGTCTTCCGGCTCGCCCATCGCGGCAGAGATCGCGCGGCGATAGAGCGTCGTCGCGGCGCCGACGTAGTCCGGACCCTTCAGGCGTCCCTCGATCTTCAGCGACGAGATGCCGAGCTTCATCAGCTCGGGCACCAGCGCGCTCGCCTCGAGATCCTCGGGCGAGAGCAGGTGCGCGCGGTCGCCGAGGTCGCGCACCACGCCGTCGACCACGAGGTCGTAGGGGAGCCGGCAC is a window encoding:
- a CDS encoding LysR family transcriptional regulator; this encodes MIQVDPPETAELLTFVRVVDARSMTKAATELGVPRATIGRRLARLEERLGVRLVRRTTRSLALTEPGERFYQHARRVLDALGEAESSVRGDRTTLSGSLRVSVPPMNDDEFFAMLAAFAAANPDVRLQVHFSSRHVDLRRDGYDVALRAGTISEPGLVSRTLTRMPVIAVASPGYLARSGTPRTRRDLKRHRCLMGFERGDVPQSQWPASGGVLHVDGAFFSNEIRLLRAAALRDLGIAMLPTTLVGDDLARGSLVRVLPGVLHGESKLAVVYAERTLVPPQVRAFIEAVSAWAPGWIERRLAQNIQ
- a CDS encoding U32 family peptidase, whose protein sequence is MSSSPEVLAPAGDADAMRAAVRAGADAVYFGLTGFNARARATNFDARELAGTMRFLHAHGVRGYVTLNTLVFEDELPIVERAIRTCAEAGVDAVIVQDLGVARMVRAIAPSLHLHASTQMTCTDAGSASFAASIGASRIILARELSVTEIAAIRASAPELELEVFVHGALCIAYSGQCLTSEALGGRSANRGACAQACRLPYDLVVDGVVRDLGDRAHLLSPEDLEASALVPELMKLGISSLKIEGRLKGPDYVGAATTLYRRAISAAMGEPEDLEETRRDALQAYSRGSGPGFLAGVDHQRLVDARGCDHRGLQVGTLARVQRERGRVWLVLRDLEAPIARGDGLLIEGARAGEGEVGGRVWDVDGERVWLGPDVDASAACVGHRVFKTSDPVRERAVLTRLEREPHRIALDLRFTGTIGDAPILEARTERGQTARVTCDAPLAHADKHALDEARLREQLGRLGDTPFSLRALEVDLPSAAHLPISSLNRARRALTDALSTSSHAAHATTSITASDLVRAASVPDRAPARAGLFVLCRTLEQASAALDAGADGIALDFLELTGTGDAVRALRARGTPFHLTLAPPRIRKPGEEKIDKFLRSLAPDALLVRGLGALLDAQRASDGIERIGDFSLNVTNRISAGEVLARGLAAFTPSFDLDAQQLVSLLDATLAPFAEVVLHHPMPLFHMEHCVIAALLSEGSDYKTCGRPCETHQISLRDRAGIDHPVEADVGCRNTVFHAKAQSAADLVARLRERGVQRFRIELVRERAADVHRLVRAYRGLIEGRASAKDTLRELRTEGGYGVVKGTLRVLQ